ATAGTGAAAGTTCCCACAACCTCAAATATGAGCAGAATAAGTAACTGAGCGATACACGTGTTGActgcttttttctttgtctcagaTTTGTTAGTTACCAGACAGGCGATGAGGATTTTAACGTAAGAGAACACCTGGACAGACACGCTGATTGCCTGCATGACGGCAGTGTTGAACAGTCCTATGATGTTATTGAGAGCCGTGTTTCCACAGGTGAGCTTCAGGAGTGATGGGTTATCACAGAACACATTCTTGATAACAGATTTGCACCTGGGAAGCCTCGACTGCAAggagaacaacaaaacaatcaagACAAGGTCCAGACCCCAGACTAGAGAGACTATACACGTGATAACTCTCGGGGTCATGACGGAGCTGTATCGTAGCGGCAGGCAGATGGCAACATATCGATCAAAGGACATGGCTGCAAGAATGAAGAGCACCCCCCCTCCGTACATGTGGAGGAGGAATGCTTGCAAAACACAGAGGGGATAGTAAACCCTGTGCGTCTCTGTGACAATGTCTGACAGCACTTTTGGCAGCATGGCTGTGATTCCTATCAGGTCATTGAGAGGAAGACTGAACAGGATGAAGTACATGGGCTTGTGGAGGTTCCTCTTCAGAACGATCAGAGTCAGCAGAGTCAGGTTGCAGGAGatagcaaaaaaataaatcgcAATACCAAGGAAGAATATGGGATACTTTCCTCCAGGTGGGATAAAAAATGGATCCAGGGTTAACTCAGAGGTGGCTGCAAAAGatgaattttccatttttaaaaaaaacaattattgtGAGGAGTGACAGTcatgaaaactcattttcagaAATTCAATACAGAGAAATAACAATGCATTGCATATCGGAGTAGAGCTGAGCACTGCTCTGTGTGTGCTCCTTTATTTGAGGTCACTGTCAGTTGTTTGCACCATTTGTTGCCTTGGGgattttcacttcctgtttttttcagtCCATCCACCCAATTTCCATGTATACGACCTGTATCCAGAACGGGACTGTAGGATGCTGGAGCCGACCCCAGCAAACTCAAGCAAAAAGATGTGATTTGTCAGAAGTCCGTCACAGGACTAATATGTAGCAAACAAGTCTTGGTTGGTGGCAATGGCGACGGTCAAGAGGAAACCCAGGCAAACCTCAGCTGCAGTGCTCCCAATAAGAATTatgtacaaaaatacacacagtgacagtgattatttttcacttttttaatgaTCATATAAAACCGAATTTCAGTCTTACAGCAAGTATTGTACCGAAGAGAACATCAAACTATAAGTAACTACTGACTATTTCAACTCTGATACAGTCAGATGGTCAGTCAGCTAAATCAGAAGCACATGGGTCGTCTTTTGCTTTCTTCACTTGCACAGCAGAAATAAAAGATTCTTCCAAAAATTATTGAGTGTCTGCACAGGGTTGTCAAACTCAGGTCCTCCGAGGGCCGATGTCCTGcatatttaaaagaatactccgaagattttggacccacgtcctatccctatcatttacaaaatgagataagctcataataccttttttgtgtctgtgtgtccagtggctggatcccagctgttagcatcgtagttagcttagctcaactgcgggaggtgaagaggagacagagccagactgacgaaagtggacaaaatactccttccagtggtccaggggatggcgtattagcacgtgaagcagtagaagccatagactaagtcgctgtgcgccggtatatccttccgcggagcactgcgcatgtgcaggtctgtgtgtatcaaaacgttattttaacggattgaaaagataacacgtcttttaaaatgttttataaccattcggatttacttcacgtgctaatttgccgtcccctggaccactggaaggagtattttgtccactttcgtcagtccggctatgtctcctcttcacctcccacagttgagctaagctaactacaatgctaacagctgggatccagccactggacgcacagacaccaaaaaaaggtatttatgagcttatctcacttgtaaatgatcgggattggacgtgggtccaaaatcttcggagtatttctTTAAGGTCTCTCCGAGCTGCAACACAGTTGATTTCAATTAGGCTCGTTACTGGGCTTTTTCTCCAATTTCCAGAGCATATAGTAAGAGCTTCTCTCAGGCCAGATTTTGTCCAAGTATCTGAGAGTTTGAAGCAGGTGGTGATGCTGGAACTGATGGTACCCTGGGAAAATCAGATTTAGGAGGCCCTTAAATTGAATGTGGCCAAATCTCTTGAgttggtggaggtgatggaggaccCCCTGCAAAGTGGACAGCAGAGGGGTTTCAGGGCAATCGCTGCACCGAGTGCTGAGTCTCCCAGACCACCAAGAACATTAGTGGAGCGGCAGAAGAAGCTTTGAAGTTGTGGCAGATGAGGAGGGGAGAAATGTAGAGTGGCATTCTGCTTGGACACAAGCTGGGGTTTGTTCAGCCCCGGCTAGCTGTATCACCCAGGTAAAGGTGTCTGATGATCTGAAACTCGAAACACCCTGTGAACCTGGGTTCATCAGCAATGATCTGTCCTATCTGTACCTTTCTGGTGTTTTTGGAAGCTAGAATTGTCATTACAAACACCAGAtttctttcagattttaaaCTGATATTGCCATTAGTTCAATTTTTTGACATCACACATCATTGTGCTGGACATAcacatccatctattcatccatccattcatccatctttgatGTAGGTAATAAAGCAATATTTTTTAAGTACAGAGGGAAAAAGAGCAATGGAATAGTAAAGtatttataaataaactttgcTTACTATATTGaatttgcaaaaaaatgtaaaaaaaaaaaaaaattacatactTTTGTCATTCACGTCAATTTATTTGTCAATTTTCAGAATAGCTTTCTCAGAGTCCAACTATTTAAGTACTGACCTTCTTACACTTCTTTAAAACTATTAATGCAGTATATACAGTTACATACAAAATGAAAGTAACTTTTGCTGTGCTGTTATAAGTTGCAGCCTTTCATCTAAAGGGAAAACTTGTGATGCGACAGCAAGTATCTCAAAGTCAAAATTACATCAGACACTTtgtcaaaacacatttaacaatGAACTCCTTTGAGGTATGATTAAGCAATGTTATTAACTGTGTCACTCTAATTATTCCCTAGATACCTGAACCTCCAGTTGATAATGAGATACTGTTTAATAACACTCATGGGAATCAGCTGTTTACAAGCTGTTATGTATGTTTTGAATTTGAGCAACAAACTTTGAAACAATTGATTTTAACTATTAAGGGGAAAAAACTAAACTTCTTACATTTGTGTTCGACATTCTTTTTTCCAAATACTTTTGCTACATGATTTATATGTTACATATGATTGTTTCAATCATGTTCGTACTATATTGCATCACTACAACAACCTATTATAAGTGTATTATTTGAAATCAAACTTTTGTTTAAGATTTTCTCTTCAGACAATAATAAATTGAAACTGAAGTGGTCACATCAGACCACTGGGAGCAGGGAGCTTGTACCTTCACACAGAGGGGCAGTAAGGATAATGAAGACTAATGTGTTAACCCTGAGAAATGGACAAGATGGACCCTTGAGCCATTTTGTCAATTAATTTCACCACCTAATTACTCtgtgtgctctctctctttctctctctctcaccaggTAGCTGGCCTCTGGCCAGGTCTCCCTTCACTTGTCTCATAGGAATTtctgaaagaataaaataaaattaataaaattacATTGTCCCCAGCTGTTATAACCTACTGTGTGGAGTTCTATGTTATTTTCATATTCATGTGAGTATGCATTTCTTTTTAGAAGATTTTAATGGTCAGTCTACTATGTTGATTTGCACCTGTGTAACAGtcacttaaaggaatactcagAAGATTTtagacccacgccctttccctatcattgataaagtgagataagctcataaataccttttttgtgtctgtgcgtccaatggcaggatcccagctgttagcatcgcagttagcttagctcaattgctggaggtgaagaggagacatagccggactgacgaaagtggacaaaatactccttccagtggtccaggggacggcgtattagcgcATGAAGTAAATACAAAtggtaataaaacattttaaaagacgtgttatcttttcaatccgttaaaataatattttgacacacacagacctacacatgcgcagtgctccgtggaaggatataccggcgcacagtggcttagtctatggcttctactgctgtgctccggcatatccttccgcggagtactgcgcatgtgcaggtctgtgtgtatcaaaacattattttaacggattgaaaagaaaacacgtcttttaaaatgttttataaccattcactggaaggagtattttgtccactttcgtcagtctggctctgtctcctcttcacctcctgcagttgagctaagctaactacgatgctaacagctgggatccagccactggacgcacagacataaaaaaggtatttatgagcttgtctcactttgtcaataatagggatagggcgtggttCCAAAATCTTctgagtattcctttaacaaggcctgaagtgaaaactcattgtttttgcattttcatttcagaaaactttcacatttGCACTGTAACGTTTGGAAAGTCATGTCTGCCTACATGGTAatgaaaaaaagactgaaaacaataTAGTTCTTATTCACAGCAACTTGcaggtgttgtttgtttttgtaatcaaGCCACAAACACATGAATGCAGACATTACTCTGTGAACATTAATAACGGTGAGTAAATGGATATTCATATGAACAGATAATGAAGCTGGATTGTTTTTACTGGTGACTTTCAACTATAAAACCATGTCCCAGGAGAATTACACAGTTGAAGAAGAACTATTCACATGGTACTCATGCGCATTCACAGCATTTCCACCATCTAAGTTGATGGAGCCcaagcatttttgaaaagtttccgAAAAAGTGTCTCTAAACGCCACTGTCATGTAAGTGATGTAACTCAACATCTATGTTTTTGAAGAGTAGAGTACCTGGATACAATCCATGCAGCTAGAGAAGGTCATCTTCAAATCCCAAGCAGCTTGGTGGTTCAGGTCCCATCTCTGTCACTTCATGTGGTtatgtgtccttgagcaagacactaaaCCCTGAGTTTGTTTCAAATGTCTTCAAATACATTGCATAGTATCCATTGCAATTGGTGTAAGTGTTCATGAATATGTACATGCCAGGGAATGACTCATTACTGATCGTGTAAAGCATGTTGAGACTGTTGAAGCATATATAATGTTTATTAGTCACATATGGGGGCATATATGGCATCAAAGCATCAAAGCTTTTCTGATGTCTGACATTCAGTCTGGATCAATCATACATTCACGTTAGCCAGAAATAAAGCTGTTTGAAATCCTCCTTTCTCTTGTGCACATCCAAAACAAACGCATACACTCAACAGGATGATTCACAATGCTGCCTAGAGATGTTGGGATTTAATTATGTCAGGCTATCACAGacaagtttttgtttgtttgtttgtttgtttgtttgtttgtttgtttgtttgttttattttgttttcaaaaataaatccaCTTAATTCGGGATAAACGGACCAAACTCAATCTCGACCatttcagcaggcattttcacagaatgtggtgtagcaagacagggaggaaacagacagttttcaaatttgaaggtcataatgaggctacagcaACACACTTTACTATAAGAAACCCttcaaaaattgaaaaaagagtaatatgtcccctttaaaccTCTGTTGAATATTTGGGAATCACATTGCACTCACAGTTCAATTGTGaatgaacatttttcaaagaaaaaaaaattataatctTACTTCGTTtctgatcaaatattttattactCATTGAGTTTATGTTTCACTATAATGCAGTCAATGAGCTACACTGACTTCACTTTCAGCTGTGATCATTAAACATGTTGTTACTTTAATACAATGACAATATTGCTGAGATAGAATCAGATAAACAGACCAACTTCagtcaaaataatgttttatattgcattaattgaaatatttttgCTTTCTTCCCTCACACGTGATTCGTCAAAGCAAATCGTCAATCTGTACGTTTGGGATTTAACTGGGAGAACACTGATTTGATGGTAAatgtttttcactgtgaaaataaaaggTGTTGAGGTCTTGCTCTGATTtgggatcctcctcctcctcttcttcctcctcctcctcctcctgaagggTATTTACTTCCCCACACAATTCAGCACACCACTCATTCAGTTTCGCTGTCATCAGTTGAATATCTTTACTATCATATGAAGCTATCTGTacatttttgtcacattttatcGCATTTCCATTTATCCATTCATCAATGActaatgacatttttgtttgattttgtttgagaacaagAGATAATTTCAACTGTATTTGAAAGATTCCAAAAGTAGCAGCAAAGACATTGAGAaatagttttttgttgttgtagttgctaATGTGACTAAATTCTTTGCAATGTGTCTCCTATGTGTTATTCTTTCGATGGGGatattgttttaatgttttttttcccccttttttcagATTGTCTATCAAATATAgcataatggaaaaaaatggcaCTCTTTCAGGTGACATCCTGGAGATCCAAGGTTTTGACATCTCTCCAAAGTTTATCTACCCTCTCTTTTTCTTGCTCCTGTTTGTGTACTTCTCCCTGCTCTTTTCCAACATCGCGGTCCTGGTGCTCATCATCACTGAGAAGAGTTTGCACCAGCCGATGTAcatcctcttctgcaacttgtcTGTCAACGATCTGATCGGAAACACGGTGCTGCTGCCTCAGCTGATGGCTCACGTCCTCTCCACAGAGAGGTTCATTACCTACAGCCAGTGTGTGGTCCAAGCCTTTTACAGCCACACCTTTGGCTCAGCGTCACACATGATTCTTGTCATCATGGCGTTTGACAGATATGTGGCGATTTGTCACCCCTTGAGGTACAGCTCCATCATGACCTCCAGGACTGTGGTTGTGCTGTCGGTGATTGCCTGGGGAGTGTCTTTGGTGCTCGTGTCAATTCTGATCGGTCTCACGGTGAGGTTGTCCCGCTGTCGGTCTTTTGTTCAAAACGCTTACTGTGACAATGCatcactgttcaaactgtcctGCGACGACGTGTCCATCAACAACATCTACGGTCTGTTTTTCACTGTACTGCTGTTCTCTTTCTCCATTGGAGGCATAGCAGTCACCTACTTCAGGATCGCTGTCGTCTGTTGGATCAAGAAGAACAAAGAGTTGAATAACAAGGCGCTGCAAACCTGTGCGAGTCACCTTGTTCTTTATCTCATTATGCTCTGGTCTGGGTTTCTAACAATCATACTGCACCGCTTCCCAAAATATCCAGACTTAAGGAAGATTGCATACATTTTGTTCCACGTCGTTCCTGCTAATTTAAATCCAATTATTTATGGGATGCAGACTAAATCATTACGGGATAAAATCGACCAAATACTGCAAAGAAAAGTGACTCCAAGGTAATACTGTTTATCTTTTAGAGTGGAAGGCTCATCAGAATGTGATATGTTGTCTACAGTTCTTTACATTTTATGTAAAGAGTTGAATACAGAACAGTTCAGTTTCAAAATTCTCAATCCCTCTTTCTCTTGTATTCCTTGTACATTTCCAAATTGAATACAGACAATTGTCATTTAATGTGGAAGCATAAAACAGGAGTATCTTTTATCTTTCTTGACTTGTATATTAAAAACAACCTCAGGTCTAAGAAAAGCTACTTGCTCCTTATGCACTGTAATTAAATCTAATCAGTGCAAAATCAATCCACCCATAGCAAACAAATTTCTTTGGGTATGAATCAAAGAATGTATATAAGgtatatttatgtatttgtgtatcacattcatttgttttttactATTTCTACATGTTTTTCATCAGTGAAACATGAgatacacaaaaaaatcaacctATTCAAATAATATAATTATATGATACAAAAATATGTGTACTGTATAGGCATGGGTCAATACCAGAGCAGTTAATTAAACACAGTCATTCTTAAACATCCTCATTGggagaagcttttttttctatcattttgCTGTTGATATGGGTGGATTTTTAACTTATTTTGGGTCATTTGAATGTTCTTAGTGTTAGATTTTATTAAAGGTGTTCTGGGCATCTCCACGTGAATAAAAACAATTGATGAAAAtacttgggtttttttttcaccataatCGTCCATCAGTAGctttaatttcttctttttttttacatgtcctgtccagcatcaaAGCaacagaatggaggtctggatgtTGTGATGTGTCCGACAGATTTTCTTGTCCAAGACGAACTTATAggtataaagctcctcttgataATATGATTTCTTactacatttatttgttttgaatacTGGGATAaaatattgctggacctgacaggggcaCAGAAagtcaggaagagagagagagtgtgtgtgggagaagcaaacaaaacagactggagaatggagagagagagtgcaaaGACACAACAACGATCCTTCGATTGGAACCGACACGCCAGATGCCCGGCTACTATACCTGCACCAAGATATGTGTAACAGAGAACATCCTACGGACTTTTGTTAGGAGGCACAACTGGTAATTATCTGGGCTGTGCATGCTGGGGATCCAGGTATTGAATTACAAACCAGGATATCAGGAAAACTCTAACACAGCCAACAATTGGTCAAAGACAAGTAAGTACACACACAGAATATAAAGAGTGCAGAGTGATTGAAGCTgcatgcaaatatgacctctgacctctgaaaaGATCAGAAGAAGGCCAGAAAGGCCCTCAGGGCCTAGACAATCGGCAGcgatcccagagcccagatcccagTCAACCCTCCAGGAAGACATCCACGCActggtccagaagggggcagaggaaggcctTGGCCAGGACCCCCGTCAGTCACAGGGCCCCGGGACCCTGTTTGGCTTGAACTGCTGTTAGTGTTTATGGCTCAACAAATGAAAGCAATGTTTCATACTGTATTCAATTGTTCGAATTCAACTACTTCCTGTATTTCTAATGGAGAGACATAAAAAGTTTAATTATGATGCCAGATATTTTCCCCTCAATCACTCAGTGATTCTGGCATTAAATGTCAGATCATCACAGAAATCTGGATGAAGCAGGCTTGATGCTTTGTATAAGCTCCCTATCACATCACACATCCTCTTTTTCAAATGTGACTATGCATTTCAtagcaatatatatatatatatatgtatatatatatatatatatatatatatatatgtatatatatatatatgtgtgtgtgtgtgtgtgtgtgtgtgtgtgtgtgtatcggtTTCTGGTGATTAAGCTCTCAGGcttttctcccttttctccCGTTTAGATTAAAGAGATACGTCCCATTTCACAACATAGACACAGAGGATAATGTACATAAAGAACATGTGAGGCAGATGGCTTCCAAAGGATTTTACCCATTATGTGATGAGTTAATCTGACATGTTATTTACTCTCTTGTTTATTAGTTTTGCTCACATCTTTACCAGCTTGCAtctacacatcattaaaattgtAAATTTTATCTGGAACTTACAATTATACTCTATATGCTCTCCAATTACTcagtttcattcttttttttagaaatctTGTGAAATCCCAGGGATAAATGCTGTTCTACATGCATTTGAAATAATATGTTGCAACTGTCCACCTTTATTTTggtgcagaaacacactgaggtAGAGTCCTTAATTACAATATAGgtgagtgaaaaagaaaaaataataatcataaattTCAGTAGTTATTGCTACACCATGATCATTTTTCTCTATTTAATTTTGACaatttgggagaaaaaaacaaaaacattcatgatTTAGCAGGAAACTGCCACGACTAATGAACTCCTGAAAACCTGTACAGAAGTAAATGGCTTATTAGTGCCTAATCAATATTTTGCTAACTTTTTCTGATTTGTATTTTATGTACACAATTCGACTGTGTCTCCAAAACCAACATCTGAGCAGCTCAGCAGTTAAATGGCTTTCCCCATGATGAGAAGGCTCATTAGAAACACCATTATAAAAAATATCCACATGAAGAATCGGTCCAAAACTTTGGCCACCTTTTTCCACTCTCCAGTCCTTTTTTGCGTGGCTCTCTGATCTCTGTAGCAGTTGGCTATGTACTCTATGTtacgcagcagcagcctctcgtTGCTCGGGGTGCTGCAGGTGAGCTCGGCCTCTTTTCTCTCCAAGTCGCTCTCCCCTCCTTTCCTGCATCTCCTCGGACCCCCCGAGTCTCCGCAGTCCATGCTCATAAAGACGCCGTTCTTCCAGGTGCTGTAGTTACTGGTGGGATTCTTGCCCATGGAGCCAATCGGGCTCATCATCTGATCTGTGTCTTCTCGTCCCTCTGGTGAGCACACCGTCTCttgtcctctctctgttttgaaTGCAAAGTCGTCTCGGCCCAGCCCAGCCTGACCGTTCATTGTGCAGTTTGTGTTCTTCATCACTGGAGGCTCCTGTTTCTCTGGCTGTGGTGACATGCAGTTCTCCCCAACTTCATACACAAAGCACATCCTGGCCATGTACTGCAGAATGACTTTCTTGGCCCACTTGGGAACAGGCTTGGCATCTGGACCACAGTGGTGTATGTTCATGATGAAGATGGTCAGAGCAGTGGAGGCTGTGATCA
The sequence above is a segment of the Salarias fasciatus chromosome 14, fSalaFa1.1, whole genome shotgun sequence genome. Coding sequences within it:
- the LOC115400772 gene encoding putative olfactory receptor 13C6 codes for the protein MENSSFAATSELTLDPFFIPPGGKYPIFFLGIAIYFFAISCNLTLLTLIVLKRNLHKPMYFILFSLPLNDLIGITAMLPKVLSDIVTETHRVYYPLCVLQAFLLHMYGGGVLFILAAMSFDRYVAICLPLRYSSVMTPRSRLPRCKSVIKNVFCDNPSLLKLTCGNTALNNIIGLFNTAVMQAISVSVQVFSYVKILIACLSHRGGMELNMGEGEVHPGQFSTLAQGQHIVQTTIHCHIHT
- the LOC115400982 gene encoding olfactory receptor 52E4-like isoform X1, whose protein sequence is MEKNGTLSGDILEIQGFDISPKFIYPLFFLLLFVYFSLLFSNIAVLVLIITEKSLHQPMYILFCNLSVNDLIGNTVLLPQLMAHVLSTERFITYSQCVVQAFYSHTFGSASHMILVIMAFDRYVAICHPLRYSSIMTSRTVVVLSVIAWGVSLVLVSILIGLTVRLSRCRSFVQNAYCDNASLFKLSCDDVSINNIYGLFFTVLLFSFSIGGIAVTYFRIAVVCWIKKNKELNNKALQTCASHLVLYLIMLWSGFLTIILHRFPKYPDLRKIAYILFHVVPANLNPIIYGMQTKSLRDKIDQILQRKVTPR
- the LOC115400982 gene encoding olfactory receptor 52E4-like isoform X2, translating into MEKNGTLSGDILEIQGFDISPKFIYPLFFLLLFVYFSLLFSNIAVLVLIITEKSLHQPMYILFCNLSVNDLIGNTVLLPQLMAHVLSTERFITYSQCVVQAFYSHTFGSASHMILVIMAFDRYVAICHPLRYSSIMTSRTVVVLSVIAWGVSLVLVSILIGLTVRLSRCRSFVQNAYCDNASLFKLSCDDVSINNIYGLFFTVLLFSFSIGGIAVTYFRIAVVCWIKKNKELNNKALQTCASHLVLYLIMLWSGFLTIILHRFPKYPDLRKIAYILFHVVPANLNPIIYGMQTKSLRDKIDQILQRKSLITI
- the chrna10a gene encoding neuronal acetylcholine receptor subunit alpha-10a isoform X2 yields the protein MKRQTVQTSLCLLLCFSVLPTCHCAHGKFAQKLLNDLFTNYTSALRPVEDTNNILNVTLQVTLSQIIDMQCRFTYGSWTYNGNQLDILNAMESADLADLVENVEWEVLGMPAKRNIILYGCCADPYPDVTYTLKLKRRASFYVFNLLIPCVMISFLAPLGFYLPADSGEKVSLGVTVMLALTVFQLLVAEIMPPSENVPLIGKYYIATMTMITASTALTIFIMNIHHCGPDAKPVPKWAKKVILQYMARMCFVYEVGENCMSPQPEKQEPPVMKNTNCTMNGQAGLGRDDFAFKTERGQETVCSPEGREDTDQMMSPIGSMGKNPTSNYSTWKNGVFMSMDCGDSGGPRRCRKGGESDLERKEAELTCSTPSNERLLLRNIEYIANCYRDQRATQKRTGEWKKVAKVLDRFFMWIFFIMVFLMSLLIMGKAI